A genomic segment from Dermatobacter hominis encodes:
- the ligD gene encoding non-homologous end-joining DNA ligase: MADGTPVRIDGRTLSLTNLDKVLYPDTGTTKSEVIDYYARIAPVMVTHTAGRCMTMRRYPNGVDGKSFFEKRCPSHRPDWVPTAVGPGDRKGELRYCRFDEPAAIVWAANLAALELHAPMARSDDLEHPLMCVFDLDPGPGTAIPECAELALEIREILASADLDCVAKTSGSKGMQVYVPLNDPGPGAADHEHCSSFALAVGQMLAQRHPKGVTTTMAKAERPGKVFVDWSQNAHHKTTVCVYSMRARPAPTVSTPLDWDEVAAAADGDEPLVFRIDDVLARVEERGDLFAPAVELVQHLPRARS; encoded by the coding sequence ATGGCTGACGGCACGCCGGTCCGCATCGACGGCCGCACGCTCTCGCTGACCAACCTCGACAAGGTGCTGTACCCGGACACGGGGACCACGAAGTCCGAGGTCATCGACTACTACGCCCGTATCGCCCCGGTGATGGTCACCCACACCGCGGGCCGGTGCATGACGATGCGCCGCTACCCGAACGGGGTGGACGGCAAGTCGTTCTTCGAGAAGCGCTGCCCGTCGCACCGGCCCGACTGGGTGCCGACCGCCGTCGGACCGGGCGACCGCAAGGGCGAGCTGCGCTACTGCCGGTTCGACGAGCCGGCCGCGATCGTCTGGGCCGCGAACCTGGCCGCCCTCGAGCTCCACGCCCCGATGGCCCGCTCGGACGACCTCGAGCACCCGCTCATGTGCGTGTTCGACCTGGACCCCGGTCCCGGCACGGCGATCCCCGAGTGCGCCGAGCTGGCGCTCGAGATCAGGGAGATCCTGGCGAGCGCCGACCTCGACTGCGTGGCCAAGACCTCGGGGTCGAAGGGCATGCAGGTGTACGTGCCGCTCAACGACCCGGGCCCGGGGGCGGCCGACCACGAGCACTGCTCGTCGTTCGCGCTGGCCGTCGGGCAGATGCTGGCGCAACGGCACCCGAAGGGCGTCACGACGACGATGGCCAAGGCGGAGCGGCCGGGCAAGGTCTTCGTCGACTGGTCCCAGAACGCGCACCACAAGACCACCGTGTGCGTGTACTCGATGCGGGCCCGTCCGGCGCCGACCGTGTCGACCCCGCTCGACTGGGACGAGGTGGCCGCGGCCGCCGACGGCGACGAGCCGCTCGTCTTCCGGATCGACGACGTCCTGGCCCGGGTCGAGGAGCGGGGCGACCTGTTCGCCCCGGCCGTCGAGCTGGTCCAGCACCTGCCCCGCGCCCGTTCCTGA
- a CDS encoding ATP-binding protein, with translation MGADLAEDPITELEVEPGDDNAERLRARVAGLRSVDPNRALAVIHGGTARAAGAAPSDGGTSADWRAQLAAVVACLSGASDGFTGDTTPTSLARLRRWADDTLRRGAVPAAAAADIVLLVDELASNVEEHAPGWMTVDLEFAEHSVLIVVSDPHPSRMPVPGDPPPDRPSGRGLLVVSALSTGWGVVLGRTSKAVWAEVAWPPEHGAAHHLTDTGAGLRPR, from the coding sequence ATGGGCGCAGACCTGGCAGAGGACCCGATCACCGAGCTCGAGGTCGAGCCCGGTGACGACAACGCCGAGCGCCTGCGTGCCCGCGTCGCCGGGCTTCGCTCGGTCGATCCGAACCGGGCCCTGGCCGTGATCCACGGCGGGACGGCCCGTGCCGCCGGGGCGGCGCCCTCCGACGGTGGCACCAGCGCCGACTGGCGGGCCCAGCTCGCGGCAGTCGTTGCGTGCCTCTCGGGTGCCTCCGACGGCTTCACCGGCGACACCACGCCCACGTCGCTCGCCCGCCTCCGCCGCTGGGCCGACGACACCCTCCGCCGGGGCGCCGTGCCGGCCGCGGCGGCCGCCGACATCGTGCTGCTCGTCGACGAGCTCGCCAGCAACGTCGAGGAGCACGCGCCGGGCTGGATGACCGTCGATCTCGAGTTCGCCGAGCACAGCGTGCTCATCGTGGTGTCAGACCCGCACCCGTCCCGCATGCCGGTGCCCGGGGACCCGCCGCCCGACCGCCCGAGCGGCCGTGGCCTCCTCGTGGTCTCCGCCCTCTCCACCGGCTGGGGCGTGGTCCTGGGCCGGACGTCGAAGGCCGTCTGGGCCGAGGTCGCCTGGCCGCCCGAGCACGGCGCGGCCCACCACCTGACCGACACCGGCGCCGGCCTCCGACCCCGCTGA
- a CDS encoding M24 family metallopeptidase, which produces MPGSAAAASPFAERLARVRTRMAALGVDVLAISVGPDLPWLCGYEAMPLERLTMLVVPVDGDATLVVPGLEAPRVHERPELFSLRPWGETEDPVAIVADLVGTAATVAIGDRTWARFVIDLQHALPDARLRRAADVTVPLRAVKDDAELAALRAASAAADRVAAQLQAGDVALVGRTEADVSAELGRRLLAEGHQRVNFAIVAAGEDAASPHHEPGDRLVGPDEVVLCDFGGTMADAHGVGYCSDITRCVWTGEPPAEAAEVYAVLRAAQQAAFEAVGLGVAAENVDAAARRVIEAAGYGDRFVHRTGHGIGVEEHEDPYVVDGNGEPLVAGNAFSIEPGIYLPGRFGFRLEDIVAVTGGVGDRLNHADRELVPL; this is translated from the coding sequence ATGCCCGGGTCCGCTGCCGCCGCGTCGCCGTTCGCCGAGCGGCTCGCACGCGTCCGGACGCGGATGGCGGCGCTCGGCGTCGACGTGCTGGCGATCTCGGTCGGGCCCGACCTGCCGTGGCTGTGCGGGTACGAGGCGATGCCGCTCGAGCGCCTGACGATGCTCGTGGTGCCCGTGGACGGTGACGCCACGCTCGTCGTCCCCGGCCTCGAGGCGCCCCGGGTGCACGAGCGGCCGGAGCTGTTCTCGCTGCGGCCCTGGGGCGAGACCGAGGACCCGGTGGCGATCGTGGCCGACCTCGTCGGCACGGCGGCCACCGTGGCGATCGGCGACCGGACGTGGGCCCGGTTCGTGATCGACCTCCAGCACGCCCTGCCCGACGCCCGGCTCCGGCGGGCGGCCGACGTCACGGTCCCGCTGCGGGCGGTCAAGGACGACGCCGAGCTCGCCGCCCTGCGGGCCGCCTCGGCCGCCGCCGACCGCGTGGCCGCCCAGCTCCAGGCCGGCGACGTGGCGCTCGTCGGCCGCACCGAGGCCGACGTCTCGGCGGAGCTCGGCCGTCGGCTGCTCGCCGAGGGCCACCAGCGGGTGAACTTCGCGATCGTCGCAGCCGGCGAGGACGCCGCCAGCCCGCACCACGAGCCGGGGGACCGGTTGGTCGGCCCTGACGAGGTGGTCCTCTGCGACTTCGGCGGGACGATGGCCGACGCCCACGGCGTGGGCTACTGCTCCGACATCACCCGGTGCGTGTGGACCGGCGAGCCGCCGGCCGAGGCCGCCGAGGTCTACGCCGTGCTCCGCGCCGCCCAGCAGGCCGCGTTCGAGGCGGTCGGGCTCGGCGTGGCGGCCGAGAACGTGGACGCCGCCGCCCGCCGGGTGATCGAGGCCGCGGGGTACGGCGACCGCTTCGTCCACCGGACCGGCCACGGGATCGGCGTCGAGGAGCACGAGGACCCGTACGTCGTCGACGGCAACGGCGAGCCGCTCGTCGCCGGCAACGCCTTCAGCATCGAGCCGGGGATCTACCTCCCGGGCCGGTTCGGCTTCCGGCTCGAGGACATCGTGGCCGTCACCGGGGGCGTCGGGGATCGGCTGAACCACGCGGATCGGGAGCTGGTCCCGCTGTGA
- a CDS encoding acyl-CoA dehydrogenase family protein: MYEWSEEQQMVRTAVRDFVDKEIRPLREELEFGDLPPYDLLRKMFATFGMSDMQRSSFEKRIAAEKAIAAGEAPAEDTRKESGPRDPNAIAFNLIPIIELCRVCPGMVTAMGVSMGLTAASVMSKGTIAQKERWGLDLLTLDKIGAWAITEPGSGSDAFGSMRSTARRDGDEYVLNGSKTFITNGPYADTIVFICKLDEGNPPEERTVLQFVLDRGTPGLEQSKPLRKMGMHSSPTGELFLDDVRVGRDRLLGESEEAYTGAGGRNASKATFGMERTGVVAMALGIVERCLELCVPYANDRVQFGQPIGQFQLIQLKLAKMEVARLNLQNQVFRNIEMSAAGVPGSFAEASAGKLYAAQAAMDVALEAVQIFGGNGYMAEFEVEQLARDAKVLQIYAGTDEIQVSAVARALLAEQAGTA; this comes from the coding sequence GTGTACGAGTGGTCCGAAGAGCAGCAGATGGTGCGCACCGCGGTGCGGGACTTCGTCGACAAGGAGATCCGCCCGCTGCGCGAGGAGCTCGAGTTCGGCGACCTGCCGCCCTACGACCTGCTCCGCAAGATGTTCGCCACGTTCGGCATGAGCGACATGCAGCGCTCGTCCTTCGAGAAGCGGATCGCGGCCGAGAAGGCGATCGCCGCCGGTGAGGCGCCGGCCGAGGACACCCGCAAGGAGTCCGGTCCCCGCGACCCCAACGCCATCGCGTTCAACCTCATCCCGATCATCGAGCTGTGCCGGGTCTGCCCGGGCATGGTCACCGCGATGGGCGTGTCGATGGGCCTCACCGCCGCCTCGGTCATGTCCAAGGGCACCATCGCCCAGAAGGAGCGCTGGGGCCTCGACCTCCTGACGCTCGACAAGATCGGCGCGTGGGCCATCACCGAGCCCGGCTCGGGTTCCGACGCCTTCGGCTCGATGAGGTCGACGGCCCGTCGCGACGGCGACGAGTACGTCCTCAACGGCTCGAAGACGTTCATCACGAACGGCCCGTACGCCGACACGATCGTGTTCATCTGCAAGCTCGACGAGGGCAACCCGCCCGAGGAGCGCACCGTCCTGCAGTTCGTGCTCGACCGCGGCACCCCGGGGCTCGAGCAGTCCAAGCCGCTGCGCAAGATGGGCATGCACTCGAGCCCGACCGGCGAGCTGTTCCTCGACGACGTGCGCGTCGGCCGCGACCGGCTGCTCGGCGAGTCCGAGGAGGCCTACACCGGCGCCGGCGGCCGCAACGCCTCCAAGGCCACGTTCGGCATGGAACGAACGGGCGTCGTCGCCATGGCGCTCGGCATCGTCGAGCGCTGCCTGGAGCTCTGCGTGCCGTACGCCAACGACCGGGTGCAGTTCGGCCAGCCCATCGGCCAGTTCCAGCTGATCCAGCTGAAGCTCGCCAAGATGGAGGTCGCCCGCCTCAACCTGCAGAACCAGGTGTTCCGCAACATCGAGATGTCGGCCGCCGGCGTGCCCGGCAGCTTCGCCGAGGCCTCGGCCGGCAAGCTCTACGCCGCCCAGGCCGCGATGGACGTCGCGCTCGAGGCCGTGCAGATCTTCGGCGGCAACGGCTACATGGCCGAGTTCGAGGTCGAGCAGCTGGCCCGCGACGCCAAGGTGCTGCAGATCTACGCCGGCACCGACGAGATCCAGGTCTCCGCGGTGGCCCGGGCGCTGCTGGCCGAGCAGGCCGGCACCGCCTGA
- a CDS encoding transaminase yields MAGPTVDRGRLEGLMAAERELFVRRTPRSAELHEQARRSLLAGVPMSWMTRWPGPHPVFVDEASGARFTDADGNTYIDLCLGDTGAMTGHSLPATVRALEQQAPRGITTMLPSPDAIAVGDELRSRFGLPVWQIAMTATDANRFALRIARHATGRKKVLVFDWCYHGTVDEALNVLADDGRVVPRPGNTGWATDPSLSVEVVQFNDVEALERVLATGEVAAVLAEPALTNIGIVPPEPGFHDALRRITRETGTVLIIDETHTICCGPGGATREWGLEPDMFVIGKPIGGGVPCAAYGMTEELAGRVLEVVEGPDSDVAGIGGTLTANALALAAVRATLGAALREEDFAVAVPLAHAWADGVQGVIDEHGLPWTVNRLGCRAEYWFCPAPRNGAEAAAAVDHELDAFLHLWCLNRGILLTPFHNMALFCPAHTASDVEHHTAVFGEAVAALVA; encoded by the coding sequence GTGGCGGGCCCGACGGTCGACCGGGGACGGCTGGAGGGCCTGATGGCGGCGGAGCGCGAGCTGTTCGTGCGCCGCACCCCGCGCTCGGCGGAGCTGCACGAGCAGGCCCGCCGGTCGCTCCTGGCCGGCGTGCCGATGAGCTGGATGACCCGCTGGCCCGGCCCCCACCCGGTGTTCGTCGACGAGGCGTCCGGCGCCCGCTTCACCGACGCGGACGGCAACACCTACATCGACCTCTGCCTGGGCGACACGGGCGCGATGACGGGCCACTCGCTGCCGGCCACCGTCCGGGCGCTCGAGCAGCAGGCGCCCCGGGGCATCACCACGATGCTCCCCTCCCCCGACGCCATCGCAGTGGGCGACGAGCTGCGGTCGCGGTTCGGGCTCCCGGTGTGGCAGATCGCCATGACGGCGACCGACGCCAACCGCTTCGCGCTGCGGATCGCCCGCCACGCCACCGGGCGCAAGAAGGTGCTCGTGTTCGACTGGTGCTACCACGGCACCGTCGACGAGGCGCTCAACGTGCTCGCCGACGACGGACGGGTCGTGCCGCGGCCCGGCAACACCGGCTGGGCCACCGATCCGTCGCTCTCGGTCGAGGTCGTGCAGTTCAACGACGTCGAGGCCCTCGAGCGCGTGCTGGCCACCGGCGAGGTGGCGGCGGTGCTGGCCGAGCCGGCGCTCACCAACATCGGGATCGTCCCGCCCGAGCCGGGCTTCCACGACGCCCTCCGCCGGATCACCCGCGAGACCGGGACCGTGCTCATCATCGACGAGACCCACACCATCTGCTGCGGGCCCGGCGGCGCGACCCGGGAGTGGGGGCTCGAGCCCGACATGTTCGTCATCGGCAAGCCGATCGGCGGCGGCGTCCCGTGCGCGGCGTACGGCATGACCGAGGAGCTCGCCGGCCGGGTGCTCGAGGTCGTCGAGGGCCCCGACAGCGACGTCGCCGGCATCGGCGGCACCCTCACCGCCAACGCGCTCGCCCTCGCCGCGGTGCGGGCCACGCTCGGCGCCGCGCTCCGCGAGGAGGACTTCGCCGTCGCCGTCCCGCTGGCCCACGCCTGGGCCGACGGGGTCCAGGGCGTGATCGACGAGCACGGGCTGCCGTGGACCGTGAACCGGCTCGGGTGCCGGGCCGAGTACTGGTTCTGCCCCGCCCCCCGCAACGGCGCCGAGGCCGCCGCGGCCGTCGACCACGAGCTCGACGCCTTCCTGCACCTGTGGTGCCTCAACCGAGGGATCCTGCTGACGCCGTTCCACAACATGGCGCTGTTCTGCCCGGCCCACACGGCCTCCGACGTCGAGCACCACACCGCCGTCTTCGGCGAGGCGGTCGCCGCCCTCGTCGCCTGA
- the ku gene encoding non-homologous end joining protein Ku, which yields MPRAIWSGSISFGLINIPVKLFSAVSEKSVRFNQIDTRNGSRIRTRKVNAEDGSEVPADVIAKGYEVSKGRYVIVTEDELASLQPRATHTIDLEEFVDLDAIDPMYFDGAYWVAPDDRAAKPYTLLVEAMEQAGKVAVARFVMRAKQYVAVMRPRDGHLVLSMMVYDDEINPVSEIPEFDQLEDVELTERELTMAEQLIDSLSTDFRPEAFHDTYREELLDLIHAKDAGEERVVAEVEGPEEDKVIDLMAALEASVAAARDARGRHPSTGGADADEAEDEAPARSGRSSGTTKRAAAKPSKATAKKASGGTTKKAAAKKTTKSTAKKATAKKTPARKTA from the coding sequence GTGCCTCGTGCCATCTGGAGCGGATCGATCAGCTTCGGTCTCATCAACATCCCGGTGAAGCTGTTCTCCGCGGTCTCCGAGAAGTCGGTCCGGTTCAACCAGATCGACACCCGAAACGGGTCGCGCATCCGCACCCGCAAGGTGAACGCCGAGGACGGCTCCGAGGTGCCCGCCGACGTGATCGCCAAGGGCTACGAGGTCTCGAAGGGCCGCTACGTCATCGTCACCGAGGACGAGCTCGCCTCGCTGCAGCCGCGTGCGACCCACACGATCGACCTCGAGGAGTTCGTCGACCTCGACGCGATCGATCCCATGTACTTCGACGGCGCCTACTGGGTCGCCCCCGACGACCGGGCGGCCAAGCCGTACACGCTGCTCGTCGAGGCGATGGAGCAGGCCGGCAAGGTGGCGGTGGCGCGGTTCGTCATGCGGGCCAAGCAGTACGTGGCGGTCATGCGCCCTCGCGACGGGCACCTCGTGCTCTCGATGATGGTCTACGACGACGAGATCAACCCGGTGTCGGAGATCCCGGAGTTCGACCAGCTCGAGGACGTCGAGCTCACCGAACGGGAGCTGACGATGGCCGAGCAGCTGATCGACTCGCTCTCGACCGACTTCCGTCCCGAGGCGTTCCACGACACGTACCGCGAGGAGCTCCTCGACCTGATCCACGCCAAGGACGCCGGCGAGGAGCGCGTGGTGGCCGAGGTCGAGGGTCCCGAGGAGGACAAGGTCATCGACCTGATGGCCGCGCTCGAGGCGTCGGTCGCGGCCGCCCGCGACGCCCGGGGCCGGCACCCCAGCACGGGCGGCGCCGATGCGGACGAGGCCGAGGACGAGGCACCCGCCCGGTCGGGCCGCTCGTCGGGCACGACCAAGCGGGCCGCGGCCAAGCCGTCCAAGGCGACCGCCAAGAAGGCCTCGGGCGGCACCACGAAGAAGGCGGCGGCCAAGAAGACCACCAAGAGCACCGCCAAGAAGGCCACGGCGAAGAAGACCCCGGCTCGCAAGACGGCCTGA
- a CDS encoding ATP-binding protein, whose product MTGTLAGERRFRADRSEIARARRFAVAAAEVDGDAADDLALVTSELATNAVLHATGDFVVRVHVTRGAVRVSVFDADPEPPVLRRSAITDPDGRGVAIVSSVASEWGVRPEGDGKWVWAEIALPG is encoded by the coding sequence ATGACCGGGACGCTCGCTGGGGAGCGCCGCTTCCGCGCCGATCGATCGGAGATCGCGCGCGCCCGGCGCTTCGCCGTCGCTGCGGCCGAGGTCGACGGCGACGCCGCGGACGACCTGGCGCTCGTGACCTCCGAGCTGGCGACGAACGCGGTCCTCCACGCCACCGGCGACTTCGTCGTCCGCGTCCACGTGACCCGGGGCGCCGTCCGGGTCTCGGTGTTCGACGCCGATCCCGAGCCCCCGGTCCTGCGCCGCAGCGCCATCACCGACCCCGACGGCCGGGGCGTGGCGATCGTGTCGTCCGTCGCGTCCGAGTGGGGCGTGCGCCCCGAGGGCGACGGGAAGTGGGTCTGGGCCGAGATCGCGCTCCCGGGCTGA
- a CDS encoding carboxymuconolactone decarboxylase family protein, producing the protein MAEPSDTPASATGPSAAGPEPSARRRRGLERMGEVYSFEVSDGPGDFFGYTVEHLFGDVWEREGLSLRDRRLLLIGLMVAEGLDGTLGIQLDSSLVKGDLTADDLREIVIFLSHYAGWPKGAGLNSMVETSIARYEKAQRRLAEADGAAEEV; encoded by the coding sequence ATGGCCGAGCCGTCCGACACTCCCGCATCCGCCACTGGCCCGTCCGCCGCCGGCCCCGAGCCGTCGGCCCGGCGCCGCCGAGGCCTCGAGCGCATGGGCGAGGTGTACTCGTTCGAGGTCAGCGACGGACCCGGCGACTTCTTCGGCTACACGGTCGAGCACCTGTTCGGCGACGTCTGGGAGCGGGAGGGGCTGTCGCTGCGGGACCGCCGGCTCCTGCTGATCGGCCTGATGGTCGCCGAGGGGCTCGACGGCACGCTCGGCATCCAGCTCGACTCCTCGCTGGTGAAGGGCGATCTGACCGCGGACGACCTCCGCGAGATCGTGATCTTCCTGAGCCACTACGCCGGTTGGCCCAAGGGCGCCGGCCTCAACTCGATGGTCGAGACGTCGATCGCCCGGTACGAGAAGGCCCAGCGGCGTCTCGCCGAGGCCGACGGCGCCGCCGAGGAGGTGTGA
- a CDS encoding serine hydrolase domain-containing protein, producing the protein MAQTQADDIVTEPFVELVERIADEADEGFFHTAAQLVVVRDGECLLDTAVGRTHLHEPFTRDTLSALYCTAKPIVAAAVLRLVAEDELSLDDRLGDVVDGLDAPWIADRTVEQVLGHTAGLHVMNTVLARILPERSREGWLTASEPPMAWRFGTDRAYAEFGGWYLLGKAIESLTDQPYETYVRDAVLAPYGVDPDDLVVRFDPEGFDRLHERISATFDLTMDQAVPLLAEVGPETACEWNPAFGTYGTMSAVATFYQGLLADLDGADLVLPADLLADAVTARLPIAHDVTLDREAGFGLGFMTPLSSHFFGDGPSDRAFGHAGQGGTSFAMADPESGVVLAVLFNAGLDADTALSFRRVNLVDAVYRALAQG; encoded by the coding sequence GTGGCGCAGACCCAGGCCGACGACATCGTGACCGAGCCCTTCGTCGAGCTCGTCGAGCGCATCGCCGACGAGGCCGACGAGGGCTTCTTCCACACGGCCGCGCAGCTGGTGGTGGTCCGCGACGGCGAGTGCCTCCTCGACACCGCCGTGGGCCGCACCCACCTCCACGAGCCCTTCACCCGCGACACGCTGTCCGCGCTCTACTGCACGGCCAAGCCGATCGTGGCTGCCGCCGTCCTGCGCCTCGTCGCCGAGGACGAGCTGAGCCTCGACGACCGGCTCGGCGACGTGGTCGACGGCCTCGACGCGCCGTGGATCGCGGACCGGACCGTCGAGCAGGTGCTGGGCCACACCGCCGGCCTCCACGTCATGAACACCGTGCTCGCCCGCATCCTCCCGGAGCGCAGCCGGGAGGGCTGGCTGACCGCGTCGGAGCCGCCGATGGCGTGGCGGTTCGGCACGGACCGCGCCTACGCCGAGTTCGGCGGGTGGTACCTGCTCGGCAAGGCGATCGAGTCGCTGACCGATCAGCCCTACGAGACCTACGTCCGCGACGCCGTCCTCGCCCCCTACGGGGTGGATCCCGACGACCTCGTCGTCCGCTTCGACCCCGAGGGCTTCGACCGCCTGCACGAGCGCATCTCCGCCACGTTCGACCTGACGATGGACCAGGCGGTCCCGCTGCTCGCCGAGGTCGGGCCCGAGACGGCCTGCGAGTGGAACCCAGCCTTCGGCACGTACGGGACGATGTCGGCGGTCGCGACCTTCTACCAGGGGCTCCTGGCCGACCTCGACGGCGCGGACCTCGTGCTGCCCGCCGACCTGCTGGCCGACGCGGTCACCGCCCGGCTGCCCATCGCCCACGACGTCACGCTCGACCGGGAGGCCGGCTTCGGCCTCGGGTTCATGACGCCGCTGTCGTCGCACTTCTTCGGCGACGGTCCGTCGGACCGGGCCTTCGGCCACGCCGGCCAGGGCGGCACGAGCTTCGCCATGGCCGACCCCGAGTCGGGCGTCGTGCTGGCCGTGCTGTTCAACGCCGGCCTCGACGCCGACACCGCGCTGTCGTTTCGCCGCGTCAACCTCGTCGACGCCGTCTACCGGGCCCTGGCGCAGGGCTGA